In Artemia franciscana chromosome 8, ASM3288406v1, whole genome shotgun sequence, a genomic segment contains:
- the LOC136030350 gene encoding uncharacterized protein LOC136030350 → MILSDEVQKSLDILDQVLSEFEDVPSSSESITAFSSPCDDGSEKGDNRTKKEVYFGVSTVERSMLQGHGKDLKDQSVSNSVSKLEKNLERIRLVQQNSVTNTDFLKVSNDDDIKPTTRCDQSQEILDNNNEAIVPKNLLSFWLDREERTKAEFSPTLPKGKEQEQNAKNTPPSKLPKPTNIVKPISKADQFLDSRLPKSKIPVSCDARNTDKLSASKHPSDLQKTKVFKIPAENKGGDRIKLCSNSANEELSNILKPNLREELNDQRFKSLQPKKESMVCDINKTGRSTAIIFQEESKKISEIPLNDSNIEKFGSSPPSKSDICFIQSGSLSEKIRTLEQFSSTSSLNQERGGREKFLSEKKNCYSTM, encoded by the coding sequence TGACGAAGTACAGAAGTCACTTGACATACTGGATCAAGTTCTCTCCGAGTTTGAAGATGTTCCTTCTTCTTCTGAAAGTATAACGGCTTTTTCTAGCCCATGTGACGATGGAAGTGAAAAAGGTGATAACAGAACGAAAAAAGAAGTATATTTTGGTGTAAGTACAGTTGAAAGATCGATGCTGCAGGGTCatggaaaagatttaaaagatcaaTCGGTTTCAAACTCAGTTTCAAAGCTGGAAAAGAATTTGGAACGGATTCGACTAGTGCAACAAAACTCGGTTACTAATACAGATTTCTTGAAGGTCAGCAACGATGATGATATCAAACCTACAACCCGCTGTGACCAAAGCCAAGAAATACTTGACAATAATAACGAAGCAATTGTTCCCAAAAATCTACTTTCCTTTTGGCTTGACAGGGAAGAAAGGACTAAAGCTGAATTTAGCCCTACCTTACCAAAGGGGAAGGAACAAGAACAAAATGCGAAAAATACACCTCCTTCAAAACTCCCAAAACCGACAAATATCGTAAAACCAATATCGAAAGCTGACCAATTCCTAGATTCACGCCTTCCAAAGAGTAAGATACCAGTTTCGTGTGATGCTAGGAATACTGATAAATTATCTGCCTCCAAGCACCCGTCTGACCTCCAAAAGACGAAAGTCTTTAAAATACCTGCAGAAAATAAGGGCGGTGATAGAATAAAACTCTGTAGCAATTCAGCAAATGAAGAGTTGTCAAACATCTTGAAACCGAATCTTCGCGAAGAATTAAATGATCAAAGATTCAAATCCCTTCAGCCAAAGAAGGAGAGCATGGTCTGTGATATTAATAAGACTGGAAGATCAACTGCCATAATCTTTCAAGAAGAATCTAAAAAAATCTCTGAAATCCCGTTGAATGATAGTAATATCGAGAAATTTGGTAGTTCACCTCCAAGTAAAAGTGACATCTGTTTTATACAAAGTGGGTCCTTATCAGAAAAAATTAGGACATTGGAGCAGTTTTCTTCCACCTCGAGCCTGAATCAGGAGAGAGGAGGCAGGGAAAAATttctctcagaaaaaaaaaactgctactCTACAATGTAA